The following proteins are encoded in a genomic region of Thermococcus henrietii:
- a CDS encoding SLC13 family permease: MADRSLPGRTPGLVDWGSLSLITALIITSKGLELSGVFNRLAPRLVERANGSSRRLLLLLLPTIALSSALIMNDTAMLVFIPLVVALSELSGIDKARVVTLSAIAANVGSALTPIGNPQNIIIWREYGLGFFAFIMGMLPFVLLWLGLLLAIIFLTPDEPLSVRSLPPVAFRKDLFIVSALLLALNVYLGETGRHELSIALTLLAFLLLERDVLLSFDWALVLTFAFIFIDFNELSALLIKAGLSFPTGGVGLVLASAGLSQLISNVPATVVFIGSKPAWLPLAVGVNTGGTGTVVGSLANLIAVRIARVSLRDFHRCSLPYFIVVIVISAGLLLL; encoded by the coding sequence CTGGCAGACCGCTCCCTCCCCGGAAGAACGCCAGGCCTCGTTGACTGGGGCAGTTTAAGTCTCATCACAGCTTTAATCATAACCTCGAAGGGTCTCGAGCTTTCGGGGGTCTTCAACAGGCTCGCGCCGAGGCTCGTTGAACGGGCAAACGGTTCGAGCAGAAGACTGCTTCTCCTCCTGCTTCCAACTATCGCCCTCTCCTCTGCACTGATAATGAACGATACAGCAATGCTCGTCTTCATTCCCCTCGTCGTGGCCCTCTCGGAGCTTTCCGGGATTGACAAGGCGAGGGTCGTGACTCTCTCGGCAATAGCGGCGAACGTCGGTTCTGCCTTGACGCCGATAGGTAATCCTCAGAACATCATAATCTGGCGCGAGTACGGTTTGGGCTTCTTTGCATTCATCATGGGTATGCTCCCCTTCGTCCTCCTCTGGCTCGGCCTGTTGCTGGCAATCATCTTCCTCACTCCAGATGAACCGCTTTCCGTCCGCTCCCTTCCTCCAGTCGCCTTCAGAAAGGACCTCTTCATCGTCTCGGCCCTTCTCCTCGCTCTCAACGTCTACCTCGGCGAGACCGGGAGGCACGAGCTCTCGATTGCGCTCACTCTGCTGGCCTTTCTCCTCCTCGAGCGGGACGTCCTTCTAAGCTTCGACTGGGCGCTCGTGCTCACCTTCGCGTTCATCTTCATTGACTTCAACGAGCTCTCGGCGCTGCTCATCAAGGCGGGCCTCTCCTTCCCGACCGGAGGGGTCGGCCTCGTTCTGGCGTCTGCAGGATTAAGTCAGCTGATAAGCAACGTTCCGGCAACCGTCGTATTCATAGGTTCGAAGCCGGCGTGGCTCCCGCTGGCGGTTGGCGTGAACACCGGCGGAACGGGCACGGTCGTCGGCTCCCTCGCCAACCTCATCGCGGTTAGAATAGCGAGGGTTTCGCTGAGGGACTTCCACAGGTGCTCCCTGCCGTACTTCATCGTCGTCATCGTAATCTCCGCGGGGCTCC